From Paraflavitalea devenefica, the proteins below share one genomic window:
- a CDS encoding type II toxin-antitoxin system MqsR family toxin, with translation MPLKNQVIQFLQDFKFKMDFWGLIIRTDRTNDKNTKTLLALEYNYTHVRQVLKDLELKDYSEGPVQDTLYHISAMWIFGKVIKGREVYIKIQLGHPESKTICISFHFAEHKMHYPFK, from the coding sequence ATGCCTTTGAAAAACCAGGTAATCCAATTCCTGCAGGACTTCAAATTCAAAATGGACTTTTGGGGTCTTATTATCAGGACTGACCGCACCAATGATAAGAATACCAAAACGTTACTGGCCCTTGAATACAACTATACACATGTGCGCCAGGTCCTGAAAGACCTGGAATTAAAAGACTATTCGGAAGGTCCTGTTCAGGATACACTTTATCATATTTCGGCTATGTGGATATTCGGTAAGGTAATCAAGGGACGGGAGGTTTATATCAAGATACAATTGGGACATCCGGAATCAAAGACTATATGTATATCGTTTCATTTCGCAGAACATAAAATGCATTATCCCTTTAAATAA
- a CDS encoding serine hydrolase produces the protein MRVTFLLAVLFTVCHAINAQNDHWVIAGEVRDPRHAPLPSASVRLVIKGTGTLTNQSGQFLLKGNAASLHDTLEISYLGFSTQRLAVAGLAAQKATVIQLKPLPAALQEVVVKPLHPLELLENARKRIPDNYFTNPHVTRGFYRIDTKKGAAHIMLSEAVFDIYNFGYTASKTSQFQLQKMRSVQDEKASHGIDLGLKPKNLYEFDQVKEIASSELLSKEGIKKHQFTMRGVINYHGREVYKILFDQKEGIKESLFKGQLLLDAESFAFVSIQMERSPRGMAWCKYGDAGTRALLKILGMNIDIRKEAWDITYRPYGGKWILSSVKNDNILNFKSKRGFYDFPADIRVDYIITEIDTLPGNAFVSKEALGNNKFIELQQADNNAEFWKDYNILLADYNSEAIAREIEARNSAFSLKEKMESKLRKIRGEVTTRIDSICSYYHNMGAFNGSALIQYKGKIILVKGYGMADKEKAATAADTTQYRIGSLSKSFTAQLVLQLVRENKLRLQDSIGRFFPSHVHGAVTIEQLLTHTSGIPSYTKNDDYTAKLMSQPYELPEMVTAFCSDQPEFTAGTRFSYTNSGYLLLAAIIEKVTGQSYGQVLQERIFKPLGMDHSGFGLPVLNSTGYWMGQKEPAYPIKNMAGAGGIASTVQDLLKWDEAMYKGTVLPDSLLAASFTPRADYTDWDAGYGYGWMIDKKMFRKSQQHTIIYHPGTDFGYYSMFVRQPDDQILIILLSNAGDFPRFDMTDLILKELE, from the coding sequence GTGAGGGTCACATTTTTACTTGCTGTACTATTTACTGTCTGTCATGCGATTAATGCCCAGAACGACCATTGGGTGATTGCCGGCGAAGTAAGAGATCCGCGCCATGCGCCTCTCCCATCTGCTTCAGTACGGCTTGTTATCAAAGGTACCGGCACCCTCACCAATCAATCCGGTCAATTCCTGTTAAAAGGAAATGCGGCCTCCCTCCATGATACACTGGAAATCTCCTATCTCGGCTTTTCTACGCAACGCCTGGCGGTAGCCGGCCTTGCCGCACAAAAAGCAACCGTTATACAATTAAAGCCTCTCCCCGCAGCGCTGCAGGAAGTGGTGGTGAAACCCCTCCATCCGCTGGAACTGCTGGAAAATGCCCGTAAACGTATTCCGGATAACTATTTCACCAACCCGCATGTTACACGCGGCTTTTACAGGATAGATACCAAAAAGGGAGCAGCACATATTATGCTGTCCGAAGCCGTATTTGACATTTACAATTTCGGTTATACCGCCTCCAAAACCAGTCAGTTCCAATTGCAGAAAATGAGATCGGTACAGGATGAAAAAGCATCCCACGGCATTGACCTCGGACTGAAACCTAAAAACCTGTATGAATTTGACCAGGTAAAGGAGATCGCCTCTTCCGAACTGCTCAGTAAAGAAGGCATTAAAAAGCACCAGTTTACCATGCGGGGCGTAATTAACTATCATGGCCGGGAAGTGTACAAGATACTATTTGATCAAAAAGAAGGCATCAAAGAATCCCTGTTTAAAGGGCAGCTTTTACTGGATGCGGAAAGTTTCGCCTTTGTGTCTATACAAATGGAAAGAAGTCCGCGTGGCATGGCCTGGTGTAAGTATGGCGACGCAGGCACCCGGGCCTTACTGAAGATACTGGGAATGAATATTGACATACGCAAAGAGGCCTGGGACATTACTTACCGGCCCTATGGCGGCAAGTGGATCTTATCGTCTGTGAAGAATGACAATATACTGAACTTTAAAAGCAAGCGGGGCTTCTATGATTTTCCGGCGGATATCAGGGTAGATTATATTATAACGGAGATTGATACCCTGCCCGGCAATGCCTTTGTAAGTAAGGAAGCGCTGGGCAACAATAAGTTCATTGAGTTGCAGCAAGCTGACAACAATGCTGAATTCTGGAAGGACTACAATATCCTGCTGGCCGATTATAATTCGGAAGCTATTGCCAGGGAGATCGAGGCCCGCAATAGCGCCTTCAGCCTGAAAGAAAAGATGGAATCAAAACTGAGAAAGATACGGGGAGAGGTAACCACCCGCATTGATTCCATTTGCAGTTACTACCATAACATGGGCGCCTTCAACGGATCGGCGCTTATTCAATACAAAGGCAAAATCATCCTTGTAAAAGGCTATGGCATGGCTGATAAAGAAAAAGCAGCAACAGCCGCAGACACTACCCAATACAGGATCGGCTCGCTTTCCAAATCATTCACCGCACAACTGGTCCTGCAACTGGTGCGTGAAAATAAACTCCGGCTGCAGGACTCCATTGGCCGTTTTTTTCCTTCCCATGTACATGGCGCCGTGACTATAGAACAACTCTTAACCCATACGTCAGGCATTCCCAGCTATACCAAAAACGACGACTATACCGCAAAGCTGATGAGCCAGCCGTATGAACTACCCGAGATGGTGACTGCTTTCTGCAGCGACCAACCCGAATTTACAGCAGGCACGCGGTTCAGCTACACCAATTCCGGCTACCTGCTATTGGCAGCCATCATTGAAAAGGTTACCGGACAATCGTATGGACAGGTATTGCAGGAACGCATTTTTAAACCGCTGGGCATGGACCATTCCGGGTTCGGCCTGCCTGTATTGAACTCAACCGGTTATTGGATGGGACAAAAAGAGCCGGCATATCCTATTAAGAATATGGCTGGCGCCGGTGGCATTGCCTCCACGGTGCAGGACCTGCTGAAATGGGATGAGGCCATGTATAAAGGCACGGTATTGCCCGATAGCCTGCTGGCCGCCTCCTTTACGCCACGCGCCGACTACACCGATTGGGATGCCGGTTATGGCTATGGCTGGATGATTGATAAAAAGATGTTCAGGAAGTCACAACAACATACCATCATTTACCATCCGGGCACCGACTTTGGTTATTACTCCATGTTTGTGCGGCAACCCGACGATCAAATCCTGATCATCCTATTGAGCAATGCAGGAGATTTCCCACGATTTGACATGACGGATTTAATACTCAAAGAGCTGGAATAG
- a CDS encoding T9SS type A sorting domain-containing protein, giving the protein MVAMKFNVTMFFLMVFMAGAAQVPFTSGNIVVYRVGTAGSALTSAATPVFLDEYTPAGVLVQSVAMPVAVSGSNQVLTGAGTAGTEGIMTLSADGQYLVVPGYNAAVGTATLTATTSAAVPRTIGLVKYDATINTTTALTDLSSAGSVRSAVSDDGTGVWACGNGTAGGTGGVRYAPLGATTSTRLSTGGPGALRALNITSGQLYVAGNTSTPKLGVIGTGMPTTSGQTVSGLPGFPTGGTPGQFIFADLDAGVAGPDVLYVADDNAGIQKYSHVGGSWTLNGTVGTGTDDYRGMAIKVSGTTVTLYTMRIGLNSAANGGGEFVTLTDASGFNGAFAGTPTVLATAVTNNTSFRGVALAPQALAVTPVKLMTFTARAINKDVRMAWSTASAINFSHFEVERSANGSTFTVAGRVNVRSTNNNTVDYTFTDAGSMNTNMSNGILHYRLKMVDIDGRFEYSKIIAVFMNEKKTGLINAYPAPFTNKVWVKVGLISAGHVHLSVTDLGGRVIKSMQLLLPAGENTVSVDELGSLPKGTYLLRVTIDDKITSMKLMK; this is encoded by the coding sequence ATGGTAGCAATGAAATTCAACGTCACTATGTTTTTTTTAATGGTATTTATGGCAGGGGCTGCGCAGGTGCCCTTTACGTCAGGTAATATTGTAGTATACCGCGTGGGCACGGCGGGCTCAGCATTAACCAGTGCTGCAACGCCGGTATTTTTAGATGAATATACACCGGCCGGCGTACTGGTCCAGTCGGTTGCCATGCCGGTAGCCGTGAGTGGCTCCAACCAGGTGTTAACCGGAGCCGGTACTGCCGGCACGGAAGGGATTATGACCTTATCGGCTGATGGCCAGTACCTGGTGGTTCCCGGTTATAATGCCGCCGTGGGAACAGCCACCCTAACCGCTACAACGAGTGCAGCCGTTCCAAGGACCATCGGATTGGTTAAGTATGACGCCACCATCAATACCACTACCGCGCTCACCGATCTTTCTTCTGCAGGTTCTGTAAGGTCTGCGGTATCAGACGATGGTACTGGCGTGTGGGCTTGCGGAAATGGAACGGCTGGTGGTACCGGGGGCGTACGGTATGCTCCATTGGGCGCTACTACCTCTACCCGGTTGAGTACCGGTGGCCCGGGAGCGCTTCGCGCTCTTAACATTACAAGTGGTCAATTATATGTAGCCGGCAATACCAGCACTCCAAAATTGGGAGTGATAGGTACCGGCATGCCAACCACAAGCGGGCAAACGGTCTCCGGTCTGCCCGGTTTTCCCACAGGCGGAACCCCGGGACAGTTTATTTTTGCAGACCTGGATGCGGGCGTAGCCGGACCAGATGTACTTTACGTAGCGGATGACAACGCTGGCATTCAAAAATATTCTCATGTTGGTGGAAGCTGGACTTTAAATGGAACTGTTGGTACCGGTACTGATGATTATAGGGGCATGGCTATCAAGGTTTCCGGAACTACCGTTACCTTATACACCATGAGAATAGGTCTCAACAGTGCTGCCAACGGCGGTGGCGAGTTCGTTACACTTACCGATGCCAGCGGGTTCAATGGCGCTTTTGCAGGAACGCCTACTGTATTGGCTACCGCTGTCACCAACAATACCTCTTTCAGAGGGGTAGCCCTGGCGCCACAGGCGTTGGCCGTTACGCCTGTTAAATTGATGACCTTCACAGCCCGCGCCATCAACAAAGATGTACGGATGGCCTGGTCCACAGCATCCGCCATCAACTTCAGCCATTTCGAAGTGGAACGGTCTGCGAATGGGAGCACATTTACCGTTGCCGGCAGGGTTAATGTCCGGTCCACCAATAATAATACTGTTGACTATACCTTTACGGATGCAGGCAGTATGAATACCAACATGTCAAACGGCATACTCCACTATCGTTTAAAAATGGTAGATATAGACGGCAGGTTTGAATACTCAAAGATCATTGCTGTATTCATGAACGAAAAAAAGACCGGCTTGATCAATGCTTACCCGGCCCCCTTCACTAATAAAGTATGGGTGAAAGTAGGATTAATAAGCGCGGGCCATGTACACTTATCGGTTACTGATCTTGGGGGAAGGGTCATAAAGTCAATGCAGCTATTGCTGCCGGCAGGAGAAAATACGGTTTCAGTGGATGAACTGGGTAGTTTGCCCAAAGGAACCTACCTGCTGCGGGTAACTATTGATGATAAAATAACTTCGATGAAACTCATGAAATAA
- a CDS encoding DUF6520 family protein: MKHFKIGISAIVLLLAIGTSFAFRTAEAKSKALLTCVWYDYTAAPGNEHDPVNFTLTVSPPPSCPGATNLCAICVDPSEIYGPGGAFPGLPMVDDENTYIKNLIDNALLQFEDLSIEILNTGVELKN, from the coding sequence ATGAAGCATTTCAAAATCGGTATCTCAGCCATTGTGCTATTGCTGGCCATTGGCACCTCCTTCGCTTTTCGCACTGCCGAAGCAAAGAGCAAGGCACTCTTAACTTGTGTATGGTACGATTACACCGCAGCGCCAGGCAATGAACATGACCCGGTAAATTTCACATTAACAGTAAGCCCGCCCCCTTCCTGTCCGGGTGCGACAAACTTATGTGCTATTTGTGTTGACCCCAGTGAAATTTATGGACCTGGAGGAGCATTCCCTGGATTACCCATGGTAGATGACGAGAACACTTATATTAAGAACCTCATTGATAATGCTCTGCTGCAGTTTGAAGACCTCTCTATAGAGATCCTCAATACCGGAGTTGAGTTGAAGAATTAA
- a CDS encoding MauE/DoxX family redox-associated membrane protein, giving the protein MENTIRPKAAAKMYASVFFTAICNQVSKYIKVRHLLIFLFAYTAFSKLNPITYTPPFTWEEVKLIDVTAFRDAMFKSPVLRPYVTELAYIIPVAEILICLLLLFDKTKTAGYYASLLLLTLFTGYIIYILVKYGSMLPCSCGGVITQLSWKQHLFLNAFFLLITIRALYITHKQQHGPANP; this is encoded by the coding sequence ATGGAAAACACAATCCGGCCGAAAGCCGCTGCCAAAATGTATGCAAGTGTTTTTTTCACTGCTATCTGTAACCAGGTAAGCAAGTACATAAAAGTCAGGCACCTTCTTATCTTCCTGTTTGCTTATACCGCCTTTAGTAAATTGAACCCTATCACCTACACGCCTCCTTTCACCTGGGAAGAAGTGAAGCTCATTGATGTAACGGCTTTCCGGGATGCCATGTTCAAATCACCTGTATTGCGCCCTTATGTAACTGAACTGGCTTATATCATTCCTGTAGCCGAAATACTGATCTGTTTATTATTGCTTTTTGACAAAACAAAAACAGCCGGCTATTATGCTTCCCTGCTTTTACTGACCTTGTTTACCGGCTACATTATTTATATCCTGGTCAAATACGGAAGCATGCTGCCTTGTTCCTGCGGCGGGGTAATTACCCAGCTATCCTGGAAACAACACCTGTTCCTGAATGCCTTTTTCCTGCTCATAACGATACGGGCCCTTTACATTACACACAAGCAACAACACGGTCCGGCAAACCCGTAG
- a CDS encoding NAD(P)H-hydrate dehydratase yields the protein MYIFSATDIRAWDEYTILHEPIASIDLMERASLACYQWLLKYRNTEAGFVIFCGKGNNGGDGLAIARLLAASDHTVTVYILEFGHKGTDDFQTNLARLHDSNATIKFISSEEGIPVLTAGDIVIDALLGSGLNRPLEGLTASVVKHINQSGGEVIAIDIPSGLMVDSSSAGNTVITATHTLSFQCYKPAFLVAENAPFIGVLHILDIGLHPAFPEKHPPAHHWIDKSLVQSILQPRKPFSHKGSYGHAAMVAGSQGMMGAATLSAKACLRSGAGKLTMHIPAVGYTIMQIAVPEAMTYTAGKEYVELAVEMDKYDVIGVGPGLGQHATHKPLLESIFQQCRHALVLDADALNVLAQHQQLLEQLPPDTILTPHPKEFERLFGKAANDFERIQLALKKAAAFKIVIVLKDRYTLVATPEGLAYFNSTGNPGMATGGSGDVLTGIITGLAAQGYTAAQAAIAGVYLHGLAGDLAVSYSSQESLIASDITDYLGDAFQQVKE from the coding sequence ATGTACATTTTCTCCGCTACCGATATACGCGCCTGGGATGAATATACCATCCTGCACGAGCCTATCGCCTCTATTGATCTTATGGAGCGGGCCTCACTGGCCTGCTATCAATGGTTGCTGAAATACCGGAATACCGAAGCCGGCTTTGTTATTTTTTGCGGCAAGGGTAATAATGGGGGCGATGGACTGGCCATTGCCCGGTTACTGGCAGCAAGCGATCATACCGTTACTGTTTATATCCTTGAATTTGGCCACAAAGGCACCGATGATTTCCAGACCAACCTGGCCCGCCTGCATGACTCCAATGCCACGATTAAATTCATTTCTTCTGAAGAAGGCATCCCGGTACTCACGGCCGGCGATATTGTGATAGACGCCCTGCTGGGTTCGGGGCTCAACAGGCCGCTGGAAGGATTAACCGCCTCCGTGGTGAAGCATATCAACCAAAGCGGCGGGGAAGTGATTGCCATTGATATCCCTTCGGGACTGATGGTAGACAGCTCTTCGGCCGGCAATACGGTGATCACTGCTACCCATACCCTGAGCTTTCAATGTTATAAGCCCGCTTTCCTGGTAGCAGAGAATGCTCCTTTCATTGGTGTGCTGCATATACTGGATATCGGCCTGCATCCCGCTTTCCCGGAAAAACATCCCCCTGCCCACCACTGGATAGACAAATCACTGGTACAGTCCATCCTCCAACCACGCAAGCCATTTTCCCATAAAGGCAGTTATGGCCATGCAGCGATGGTAGCAGGCAGCCAGGGCATGATGGGCGCCGCTACACTTAGCGCCAAAGCCTGCCTGCGCAGCGGCGCAGGTAAACTCACGATGCACATTCCCGCCGTTGGTTATACGATCATGCAGATAGCTGTACCCGAAGCCATGACTTATACAGCCGGTAAGGAATATGTGGAGCTGGCAGTGGAGATGGACAAGTATGATGTGATAGGCGTTGGTCCGGGTTTGGGTCAGCATGCTACACACAAGCCATTACTGGAAAGTATCTTTCAGCAATGCAGGCATGCACTGGTATTGGATGCCGATGCCTTAAATGTACTCGCACAGCACCAGCAATTACTGGAGCAGTTGCCTCCGGATACCATCCTCACGCCCCACCCCAAAGAGTTTGAGCGCTTATTTGGCAAAGCGGCCAATGATTTTGAACGCATACAACTGGCGCTGAAAAAAGCCGCCGCCTTTAAGATCGTGATTGTATTAAAAGACCGTTATACCCTCGTAGCCACGCCGGAAGGACTGGCTTATTTCAACAGCACCGGCAATCCCGGTATGGCTACCGGTGGCAGTGGCGATGTACTAACAGGCATCATTACTGGTTTGGCTGCACAGGGCTATACTGCTGCACAGGCAGCCATAGCTGGTGTATACCTGCATGGCCTGGCCGGCGATCTCGCTGTCTCCTACTCTTCCCAGGAATCCCTCATTGCTTCTGATATTACTGATTATTTGGGCGATGCGTTTCAACAGGTGAAGGAATAA
- a CDS encoding serine hydrolase domain-containing protein encodes MLRFIPVSLLAIGCAQLSDKQPALLAQTNAQTTLSAANASANNPDSADYYISLVRGFVDTTFGDHLNGSILVARKGQVLYEKYAGFSNPRRPEDSITANTPFHLASVSKTFTGMAVLKLWEQGKLNIDDPVSHYLPNFPCAGVTVKMLLNHRSGIPKYDHYMGSLGWNRRKIMNNQDVLDFLITNRKKIPVGRPDRGFSYSNTNYALLALIIEKVSGQFYGDYLKHTFFDSLGMRDSYVFTRADSARSLPSFYYSGRPYAFDYLDMVYGDKNIYSTVRDLLKWDQALHNGLFKQSTLDAAYSPYSFEKPGTHNYGLGWRMYVLKNGKKLVYHNGWWHGNRTAFYRLLDEDVTIIALCNNDAKSIYTVKEMADYFGDYMQRTDGDGYADNRVARTVRKKSSKKQMIAKAKTKSYKKRSTTTSYAGKAARTTKTTSKSGKK; translated from the coding sequence ATGTTAAGGTTCATTCCAGTAAGCCTCCTTGCTATTGGCTGTGCACAACTCAGTGATAAACAGCCAGCATTATTAGCGCAAACAAATGCGCAGACTACCCTGTCTGCTGCCAATGCGTCTGCCAACAACCCAGATTCAGCCGACTACTATATATCGCTCGTAAGGGGTTTTGTGGATACCACCTTTGGTGACCACCTGAATGGCAGTATCCTGGTTGCCCGCAAGGGACAGGTCCTGTATGAGAAATATGCCGGGTTTTCCAACCCCCGCCGCCCGGAAGATTCCATTACCGCTAATACCCCCTTTCACCTGGCTTCGGTGTCCAAGACCTTTACCGGCATGGCCGTGCTCAAACTGTGGGAACAGGGCAAGCTGAATATTGACGATCCCGTGAGCCATTACCTCCCCAACTTCCCCTGCGCAGGTGTTACGGTAAAAATGTTGCTGAACCACCGCAGTGGTATTCCCAAGTATGACCATTATATGGGCAGCCTGGGCTGGAACAGGCGCAAGATCATGAATAACCAGGATGTGCTGGACTTCCTGATCACCAACCGCAAGAAGATCCCCGTTGGCCGCCCCGACCGCGGCTTCAGCTATTCCAATACCAATTATGCCCTGCTGGCCCTGATCATTGAAAAGGTGAGCGGCCAGTTCTATGGCGATTACCTCAAGCATACTTTCTTTGATTCCCTGGGCATGCGTGACTCGTATGTGTTCACCCGGGCCGATTCAGCCCGCAGCCTCCCCTCCTTTTATTATTCAGGCCGCCCTTATGCCTTTGACTATTTAGACATGGTATATGGCGATAAGAATATTTACAGCACCGTGCGTGACCTGCTGAAATGGGACCAGGCGCTGCACAATGGCTTGTTCAAACAATCAACCCTTGATGCCGCTTATAGTCCTTACAGCTTTGAAAAGCCCGGCACCCATAATTATGGTCTTGGCTGGCGCATGTATGTACTGAAGAACGGCAAGAAGCTCGTATACCACAATGGCTGGTGGCATGGCAACCGTACCGCCTTTTACCGCCTGCTGGATGAGGATGTAACCATCATCGCCCTGTGTAATAACGACGCTAAGAGCATTTATACAGTCAAGGAAATGGCCGACTATTTTGGCGATTATATGCAGCGTACAGACGGTGACGGCTATGCCGATAACCGGGTAGCGCGTACTGTTCGCAAGAAATCGTCCAAAAAGCAAATGATAGCCAAGGCCAAAACAAAATCCTACAAAAAGAGAAGCACCACCACTTCGTATGCCGGTAAGGCCGCCAGGACCACTAAAACTACCAGCAAGTCCGGAAAGAAGTAA
- the serA gene encoding phosphoglycerate dehydrogenase — protein sequence MSEKKNTSYPKEKVNILFLENISDAAVKNFKEAGYASVRKLGGALTEDDLVREVKDVHLLGIRSKTQITPRVLEAAKKLQAIGCFCIGVNQVDLKSATEHGVVVFNAPYSNTRSVAELVIGLSIMLIRRIPDKNMAAHKGIWMKEAKGSYELRGKTLGIIGYGNIGSQVSVLAEALGMKVIFYDAVTKLPLGNAVAKKTLKEVVSQADIITLHVPDTPVTRNLINKNALKNFKKGSILINYARGEVVDLEGLRKCILDGQIAGAAIDVFPWEPEKNGDRFETPLQELPNVILTPHIGGSTEEAQENIGEDVSNKLFQFLEMGITNGSHTIPGLNLPPQEGTHRILHIHRNVPGVLSEINTQLSKNNINILAQYLKTNDEIGYVVLDVDRKISDTAFQLLKQVKETIKVRLLY from the coding sequence ATGAGCGAGAAAAAAAATACAAGTTATCCGAAAGAGAAAGTGAACATCCTGTTCCTGGAGAACATCAGCGACGCAGCCGTAAAGAATTTTAAAGAGGCGGGTTATGCCTCCGTGCGCAAACTGGGCGGCGCCCTTACCGAGGACGACCTGGTCCGAGAAGTGAAAGATGTACACCTCCTGGGTATCCGTTCCAAAACCCAGATTACCCCCCGGGTGCTGGAGGCGGCTAAAAAGCTGCAGGCCATCGGCTGTTTCTGTATCGGGGTAAACCAGGTAGACCTTAAAAGCGCCACCGAACATGGCGTGGTGGTATTCAATGCTCCTTATTCCAATACACGTTCGGTGGCTGAGCTGGTGATCGGGTTGTCCATCATGCTCATCCGTCGTATTCCCGATAAAAATATGGCTGCCCATAAAGGTATCTGGATGAAAGAAGCCAAGGGCAGCTATGAGCTGCGCGGCAAAACCCTCGGTATCATCGGCTACGGTAATATCGGCTCACAGGTGAGCGTGCTGGCCGAAGCCCTGGGTATGAAAGTGATCTTTTATGATGCGGTGACCAAGCTGCCGCTGGGCAATGCGGTGGCCAAAAAAACGCTGAAAGAGGTGGTGAGCCAGGCAGATATCATCACTTTACATGTTCCTGATACGCCTGTTACCAGGAACCTGATCAATAAGAATGCCTTAAAGAACTTTAAAAAAGGCTCTATCTTAATTAACTATGCCCGCGGTGAAGTGGTAGACCTGGAAGGGCTGCGCAAATGCATCCTGGACGGGCAGATAGCAGGTGCCGCCATAGACGTTTTCCCCTGGGAGCCGGAGAAGAATGGCGACCGCTTTGAAACGCCTTTGCAGGAGTTGCCCAATGTGATCCTCACCCCGCATATCGGCGGCTCTACGGAAGAGGCGCAGGAAAATATCGGGGAAGATGTGAGCAACAAGCTATTCCAATTCCTCGAAATGGGAATTACCAATGGATCGCATACCATACCAGGCCTGAACCTGCCGCCGCAGGAAGGCACCCACCGTATATTGCACATTCACCGCAACGTGCCGGGGGTATTGTCTGAGATCAACACGCAATTGTCTAAAAACAATATCAATATCCTGGCGCAGTACCTCAAAACCAACGATGAGATCGGTTACGTCGTATTGGATGTGGACAGGAAGATCTCCGATACTGCTTTCCAATTGTTAAAACAGGTCAAAGAGACCATTAAGGTGAGATTGTTGTACTAA
- a CDS encoding ATP-binding protein, translating to MSDHIKSLQEALQFSPDNIPLRLHLAEVLLREKRYVESGEQYREVLQRSYGNTKAKLGLAEAYFYQQKYSAAIIIYEEIYPGLPSDAMVFFVKCLIKEHSLQQAVEVYQKVIALNPDFRDEEIDARLRMSGGGMQGDEGDDMEDDLDLERDGGSYFLEKPTINFSHVGGMARIKDEISMKIIQPLKNPDLYKAFGKKVGGGILLYGPPGCGKTYIAKATAGEIHAKFISIGLHDILDMWIGNSEKNLHGIFELARKNAPCVLFFDEVDAMGASRSDLRQSAMRHVINQFLAEMDGVQSNNEGVLILAATNAPWSVDAAFRRPGRFDRVIFVEPPDEPAREDIIRAMLKDKPVKDIDTRKIAKETPDYSGADIKAMIDIAVEDKLRESMASGNLQPLGTKDLLKAAKQHRPTTLEWFSSARNYALYANESGLYDDILKFLKIKK from the coding sequence ATGAGCGATCATATTAAAAGCCTGCAGGAAGCATTACAGTTTTCACCAGACAATATTCCGCTGCGGTTGCACCTGGCGGAAGTATTGCTGCGGGAGAAACGCTATGTGGAGTCGGGCGAACAATACAGGGAAGTACTGCAGCGCAGCTATGGCAATACAAAAGCGAAGCTGGGACTGGCGGAAGCCTATTTTTACCAGCAGAAATACTCCGCAGCTATTATTATTTATGAGGAGATCTACCCCGGGCTGCCTTCCGATGCCATGGTATTTTTTGTAAAATGCCTCATCAAGGAGCATTCCTTACAGCAGGCGGTAGAAGTGTACCAGAAAGTAATAGCGCTCAACCCCGATTTCCGGGATGAGGAAATCGACGCCCGCCTGCGCATGAGCGGCGGTGGTATGCAGGGGGATGAGGGTGATGATATGGAGGATGACCTGGACCTGGAGCGCGATGGCGGCAGCTATTTTTTAGAGAAGCCTACCATCAACTTTTCCCACGTAGGTGGTATGGCGCGCATCAAGGATGAAATATCCATGAAGATCATACAGCCCCTGAAGAATCCCGACCTGTACAAGGCCTTCGGGAAGAAAGTGGGCGGTGGTATATTACTGTACGGACCTCCGGGATGTGGCAAAACCTATATTGCGAAAGCTACGGCCGGGGAGATCCATGCCAAATTCATCAGTATCGGGCTGCACGATATCCTGGATATGTGGATAGGGAACAGTGAGAAAAACCTGCATGGCATATTTGAGCTGGCCCGTAAGAATGCACCCTGTGTGCTGTTCTTTGATGAAGTGGATGCCATGGGCGCCAGTCGCAGCGACCTGCGGCAGTCGGCCATGCGGCATGTCATCAACCAGTTCCTGGCAGAAATGGATGGGGTACAATCCAACAATGAAGGGGTACTTATCCTGGCAGCTACCAATGCTCCCTGGAGTGTGGATGCGGCCTTCCGCAGGCCCGGCCGTTTTGACCGGGTGATCTTCGTGGAGCCGCCCGATGAGCCCGCCCGGGAAGACATTATACGGGCCATGCTGAAAGACAAGCCGGTCAAGGATATTGATACCCGTAAGATAGCGAAGGAAACGCCTGACTATTCAGGGGCCGATATTAAAGCCATGATTGATATTGCTGTGGAAGACAAACTGCGCGAATCCATGGCCAGCGGTAATCTGCAGCCATTGGGTACCAAAGACCTGCTGAAGGCGGCCAAACAACATCGTCCTACCACCCTGGAATGGTTTTCTTCGGCACGCAATTATGCTTTGTATGCCAATGAATCCGGACTGTACGATGATATCCTGAAATTCCTCAAGATTAAAAAGTAA